The DNA region GGTGGGTACCGTGGGTTTCAGTATTTCGGGTCGCTCCAATTTGTTGATATTTTGTGCCCCATTGTCAATGCACCCAAACCATCCTATCAATCGATATTTAAAACTTAGGAgtaaatgagattttttttttttttttttttttggtaaaatgaGACTTTGATTATCCATTGTAGGTAGATGGGTTGATTGGTtcggattttttatttttagtttactCTACGTGAACCATTTGTGGCcagttacttattaaaaaaaaaacaattagcgATATACTATAATTCTATCTAATATTCATTCAACAATATTATAATTATGTTGAATATAAGAGTAGTGCTATCACGCACGCCAGCGTGAGTGCACAGTGTCTCACGTTGGTGTGAACAGTAACTAAAAGTTAttgtttcaacatttttttaatattttttttttgtttctgttcaTACCAACGTGAGACACTGTATACTCACGCTGGCGTGCATAATATCACCACTCTGAATATAATTATCTAGCGCTAATGTGATCCCATTATTTGATGATAAAAGGAGCAAAAGGCAAATTAAGGGTCACAAGTCTTTTGCTACAAAAATCACGaaatacatgtcaatttaatatattaaatttgaagaaattcctccaactaacttgaaaaaaaaaaaaaaaaaaaaaaaNNNNNNNNNNNNNNNNNNNNNNNNNNNNNNNNNNNNNNNNNNNNNNNNNNNNNNNNNNNNNNNNNNNNNNNNNNNNNNNNNNNNNNNNNNNNNNNNNNNNTGGGTACTCTTCTTACGTGTGCCAAACATACTTTAAGCTAAATTAAAGCTCCATTAATTACCTATCAAATtcaccttttttgtttttctcaaacAAGGGCAAATCATCATTAATCCACCACGTCAAAAACACAAATTGAACCATCAAATTCAATCCATTCGGCATCAAAACCAGAAAATGAACCTCACGTTAACATCAGTAGGCTAAGAATTTTCCAAAAATCAATGTAACACATAAAGCAGCTGCCAGCAAAAACCCTAGGTTAAGGCAATGGTTTTGTCTTAAGATGACCTtgtacatttaaaaaaaaaaaaatttattaagggcatttttgttatTGGGAGACATATTGTTTGTCAATTAAGCGATAATTTTTAGGGtatattgtcaaaattgaaagttttgaaaatatattatcaattaggtggtaACTTAAGGAAGATATTGTGGATGCTAGCTCCGGATGGTTTGTAAGCTAATTAACTAAAATCCAAAATAGATAGGTGACATCAAACTTGAGGTTTGGATTTAAATCTCATATAGATTTTTAATTCATTCCTAcatatttcatttcaaatttatattGCATTTAGTATATGTTTATCCAAATTATTCTTTTCTCACAATATTGCCAATGTGatttaagattaaaaagaaaatatgaagaaattaattaagttgtaATTAACAAAACTGCACCAATcttagccaaaaaaataaaaaaagaaaaaaaagaaaaaagaaaaagaataatgtaCTAGTCCTTCAAAATATCTATCACAGCAATAATTGTCAACAAGGTTGCATAAGGTCTAATATGATCGGCGTCCAGACCACTATTTCACCAGATCGATCAGTGAGCATTCCCACTTGATCCGTTGTGATTCGGAGTGGGCAAGATAGAGATGGAGGAGATCCAACATTTTAGCCACGAGGAACATCCCTTGCTGTTTGTGGAAGAGTTTGAAAATGATGATGAGGAGATTCAAGTTATTGTTTGCTCAGGTTGCGATCAATCTATTTACGCTCCTGCCTACAAATGCTCTCACTGCAACTTCTTCCTTCACAAGTTCTGCGCCGAGTTATCCCCTGAGATACAACACGTTGGGCATCCAAACCACACCCTTGTTCTCCAAAAACCATCAGAGTCTAGATTTTGTGATGCCTGCCGTAGGTACTGCAAAAGATGCTTCTTCTACCACTGCAATAGTTGCGATTTCGACATTGACATCGAATGTGCTTCCAATTGGCGAAGTAATACTGACGACGGTCACCAACACGAATTCGTTCCCATCTTTCAACACATCCACTTCACTTGTGAACTCTGTGGTAATGAGGATCGCAACAGCGTTGCCCAGGTATGTCGCATTTGTCAACTCTTGGCTCACACTCTTTGTACTCTGAGGCCACGTACCATCAAAATTATGGCAGATCGTCATTTGCTCACTCTCATCCATTCACTTGCTAAAGTCATCAAGGAGCACCACGATCTGCTATTCTGTAACCTCTGCTATAAACAGATCAACCTCAAGTATGCGGGTTATTATTGTCAACAATGTGATTTCGTAGCCCACTTGGAATGCGCACACGACAATTCAATTGGAGCAAGTAGTGATACCATAGACGACTCAAGCatagaggaggaggagggtaTCGACTTTGAAGAGGGTGAAGAACTTGAGGAGCTCAAACATTTCCATCATGAACATGACTTATTCCTCAGCCGCAACCAAGTGGAGGTTCATCATGTACATAA from Corylus avellana chromosome ca10, CavTom2PMs-1.0 includes:
- the LOC132163894 gene encoding uncharacterized protein LOC132163894 encodes the protein MEEIQHFSHEEHPLLFVEEFENDDEEIQVIVCSGCDQSIYAPAYKCSHCNFFLHKFCAELSPEIQHVGHPNHTLVLQKPSESRFCDACRRYCKRCFFYHCNSCDFDIDIECASNWRSNTDDGHQHEFVPIFQHIHFTCELCGNEDRNSVAQVCRICQLLAHTLCTLRPRTIKIMADRHLLTLIHSLAKVIKEHHDLLFCNLCYKQINLKYAGYYCQQCDFVAHLECAHDNSIGASSDTIDDSSIEEEEGIDFEEGEELEELKHFHHEHDLFLSRNQVEVHHVHKLCEGCVQSISAPFYSCQQCNYFLHSKCARLPLKKWHPKHPHLLTLSARGRENYFDGLIISCAACDRVSHGFAMALMMSWLQITNDHLQTAFTSSVFHPIQSHSDPTLLNVFLKSV